One window of the Fusobacterium animalis 7_1 genome contains the following:
- a CDS encoding putative glycoside hydrolase → MKFTKKLSLFIMFLVIGTFFSKNSYSKEKSSNSYYEYTTEKIKIYSDENKKENIGTLIKGTRVNVFVTKEIIKKSKDKNGKEIEKKTVMKKIIYKDVNKRKVAWIEDGYLVPKLNEAVDERFKNLDFTKKEKKEYKDNKRVKVRGLYVSAHSVALKDRLDELIELAKKNNLNAFIIDVKGDYGELTFPMSKEIDKYTKSANKNPIIKDIEPVIKKLKDNGIYAIARIVSFKDTIYAKENPDKIIVYKDGGKAFTNSDGLVWVSAYDKNLWKYNVTVAKEAAKAGFNEIQFDYVRFPASNGGKLDKVLNYRNTDNLTKAEAIQKYLNYAKEELEPYQVYVSADIYGQVASSSDDMALGQFWEAISSEVDYVSPMMYPSHYGKGVYGLAVPDANPYKTIYQSTKDSINRNNNIDSPAIIRPWIQAFTAAWVKGHINYGPNEIKDQVKAMKDLGVDEYILWSPTNRYEKFF, encoded by the coding sequence ATGAAATTTACAAAAAAATTATCACTATTTATTATGTTTTTAGTTATAGGAACTTTTTTTTCAAAAAATTCTTATTCTAAGGAGAAATCTTCAAATTCATATTATGAGTATACCACAGAAAAAATAAAAATTTATTCAGATGAAAACAAGAAAGAAAATATTGGAACTTTAATAAAAGGAACTAGGGTAAATGTTTTTGTTACAAAAGAAATTATAAAAAAATCAAAAGATAAAAATGGAAAAGAAATTGAGAAAAAAACTGTTATGAAAAAGATAATATATAAAGATGTAAATAAAAGAAAAGTTGCTTGGATAGAAGATGGTTATCTAGTCCCAAAATTAAATGAAGCAGTTGATGAAAGATTTAAAAATTTAGATTTTACAAAAAAAGAGAAAAAAGAATACAAAGATAACAAAAGAGTTAAAGTGAGGGGATTATATGTTTCTGCACATTCTGTTGCACTCAAAGATAGATTAGATGAACTTATAGAACTTGCTAAAAAGAATAATCTTAATGCTTTTATTATTGATGTAAAGGGAGATTATGGAGAATTAACTTTCCCTATGTCAAAAGAAATTGATAAATATACAAAATCAGCTAATAAAAATCCAATAATAAAAGATATTGAACCTGTAATAAAAAAGCTAAAAGATAATGGTATTTACGCTATTGCAAGGATAGTATCCTTTAAAGATACAATTTATGCTAAGGAAAATCCTGATAAAATTATTGTATATAAAGATGGTGGAAAGGCATTTACAAATAGTGATGGACTTGTATGGGTTTCTGCTTATGATAAAAATTTATGGAAATATAATGTAACAGTTGCAAAAGAAGCTGCAAAAGCAGGATTTAATGAAATTCAATTTGACTATGTTAGATTCCCAGCTTCTAATGGAGGAAAATTAGATAAAGTATTAAATTATAGAAATACAGATAATTTAACAAAAGCAGAGGCTATTCAAAAATATTTAAATTATGCAAAAGAGGAACTAGAACCATATCAAGTTTATGTAAGTGCTGATATTTATGGACAGGTTGCAAGTTCTTCTGATGATATGGCATTGGGACAATTCTGGGAAGCTATTAGTTCAGAAGTAGATTATGTATCCCCTATGATGTATCCTAGCCACTATGGAAAGGGAGTTTATGGGCTTGCTGTTCCTGATGCTAATCCTTATAAAACAATTTATCAGTCAACAAAAGATTCTATAAATAGAAATAATAATATAGATAGTCCTGCTATTATAAGACCTTGGATACAAGCATTTACAGCTGCTTGGGTAAAAGGACATATAAATTATGGACCAAATGAA